One region of Deinococcus malanensis genomic DNA includes:
- a CDS encoding stalk domain-containing protein, with protein MLALLGAPLSATPVLSAQAAVTRVGSVQLTFTVDQATAYINGEPVRLQNVPRNVGGRSMLPLREMAALLGQTLTAGNGQTQLGRLSVDTSRHQVSLSGLPQPAGNAATVGGVLYVSVRSLADALNANLSAADDSGRTVTLTALREGGNPSAPQARFSTDKSVYAPGERVIYTEYPYDPDGADITGRRWSGRQDVFFQPGTYTVSLAVTNSRGLQSQPFTRTIRVEGTPIDTPLTYALKYAQPGDAFPDPQVLSYPAAAPTVIQGPNYPLLFSDSPEVPSQSGVLYQDSLSGRARLLAYHMNGLGRPARLYILARNLESREVEVRTERQGETAPTRIEGLLGQVTLLEYFASTGGATLSLAPGQSAAVYASPTLNPGSGVNIMQDIDASGRVELTFLMLEASLPPTAQVAQQLPYLQPDGRHVRGTFPGAVRSLRVNLGALPTRIVIGDGQVDPAVIGVDALTRQPVRLAGNYGVLYDLEVNGASGTAVALSPRGGLYRGAMNVQDGPFNQTIKLPRQGNALQPEHPVLLWRAQSDRLKIDFVPSSGSNLPISLVFYRTRTLPGYSGGLKTYQP; from the coding sequence ATGCTCGCCCTGCTGGGTGCCCCGCTGAGTGCCACCCCTGTGCTGAGCGCCCAGGCCGCGGTGACCCGGGTGGGCTCGGTGCAGCTGACTTTCACGGTGGATCAGGCCACGGCCTATATCAATGGCGAGCCGGTGCGCCTGCAGAATGTCCCGCGCAACGTGGGCGGACGAAGCATGCTGCCGCTGCGTGAAATGGCCGCCCTGCTGGGCCAGACCCTGACCGCCGGCAACGGCCAGACACAGCTGGGCCGCCTGAGCGTGGACACCAGCCGTCATCAGGTGTCGCTTTCCGGCCTTCCGCAGCCTGCTGGCAACGCCGCCACAGTGGGCGGGGTGCTGTATGTCAGTGTGCGTTCGCTGGCCGACGCCCTGAACGCCAACCTGAGTGCTGCCGACGATTCGGGACGCACCGTGACCCTGACTGCGCTGCGTGAGGGGGGCAACCCGTCGGCTCCCCAGGCCCGCTTCTCGACCGACAAGAGTGTCTACGCGCCCGGCGAGCGGGTGATCTACACCGAGTACCCCTACGACCCGGACGGTGCCGACATCACAGGGCGCCGCTGGAGTGGCCGCCAGGACGTGTTTTTCCAGCCGGGCACCTATACGGTCAGCCTGGCCGTGACCAACAGCCGCGGCCTGCAGAGCCAGCCCTTCACCCGCACCATCCGGGTGGAAGGCACCCCGATCGACACCCCGCTGACCTACGCGCTGAAGTACGCGCAGCCGGGCGACGCGTTTCCCGATCCACAGGTGCTGAGCTACCCGGCTGCGGCGCCTACGGTCATTCAGGGGCCCAACTACCCGCTGCTGTTCAGTGACAGTCCTGAAGTGCCCAGCCAGAGCGGGGTGCTGTACCAGGACAGCCTCTCGGGCCGCGCGCGCCTGCTGGCCTATCACATGAATGGGTTGGGCCGCCCCGCGCGCCTGTATATTCTGGCGCGCAACCTGGAAAGCCGCGAGGTGGAGGTCCGCACCGAGCGTCAGGGTGAAACGGCCCCCACCCGCATCGAGGGTCTGCTGGGGCAGGTCACCCTGCTGGAGTACTTTGCCAGCACCGGCGGCGCCACCTTGAGTCTGGCCCCGGGGCAGTCGGCCGCCGTATATGCCAGCCCGACCCTGAACCCGGGCAGCGGCGTGAACATCATGCAGGACATCGATGCCTCGGGCCGGGTGGAGCTGACCTTCCTGATGCTGGAGGCGAGCCTTCCCCCCACGGCGCAGGTCGCCCAGCAGCTGCCCTACCTGCAGCCGGACGGCCGTCACGTGCGCGGCACCTTCCCGGGCGCGGTGCGCAGCCTGCGCGTCAATCTGGGGGCACTGCCCACCCGCATCGTGATCGGGGACGGACAGGTGGACCCGGCCGTGATCGGCGTGGACGCCCTGACCCGTCAGCCCGTGCGTCTGGCCGGGAACTACGGGGTGCTGTACGACCTGGAGGTCAATGGCGCCAGCGGGACGGCCGTGGCCCTGAGCCCACGCGGTGGCCTGTACCGGGGCGCCATGAATGTCCAGGACGGTCCGTTTAACCAGACCATCAAACTGCCGCGTCAGGGCAATGCTCTGCAGCCCGAGCATCCGGTGCTGCTGTGGCGCGCGCAGTCCGACCGGCTGAAGATTGACTTTGTGCCGTCCAGTGGCAGCAATCTACCGATCAGCCTGGTGTTCTACCGCACCCGGACCCTGCCGGGGTACAGCGGCGGGCTCAAGACCTACCAGCCCTAA
- a CDS encoding peroxiredoxin — MSEFLTLPGDLPAPADDGACAHLAGLPLPSMALPGTDGLNTDLSALPERSVLYIYPRTARPGVPMPEDWDLIPGARGCTPQSCAFRDHHAELRSAGARVFGLSVQNTTEQREAATRLHLPFPLLSDAGRALCSALRLPTFQAGGETLLRRVTLILQGGLVEHVFYPVFPPDRNASKVLAWLADHPEP; from the coding sequence ATGAGCGAGTTCCTGACCCTGCCCGGCGACCTGCCCGCTCCCGCTGATGACGGCGCCTGCGCGCACTTGGCAGGCCTCCCGCTTCCGTCTATGGCCCTGCCCGGAACCGATGGTCTTAACACCGACCTCTCCGCCTTGCCGGAGAGGTCGGTGTTGTATATCTACCCGCGCACGGCCCGTCCAGGCGTGCCCATGCCGGAAGACTGGGACCTGATCCCCGGGGCCAGAGGCTGCACGCCGCAGTCCTGTGCCTTTCGGGACCATCACGCCGAGTTGCGTTCAGCTGGCGCGCGGGTGTTTGGACTCAGTGTCCAGAACACCACCGAGCAGCGGGAGGCGGCGACGCGGCTGCACCTCCCTTTTCCACTGCTGTCGGACGCCGGGCGTGCTCTGTGCAGCGCACTGCGCCTGCCGACCTTCCAGGCAGGCGGAGAGACCCTGCTGCGCCGTGTCACCCTGATCCTGCAGGGCGGCCTGGTCGAACATGTCTTCTATCCCGTATTTCCTCCCGACCGCAATGCGTCCAAGGTACTGGCCTGGCTGGCCGATCATCCGGAACCCTGA
- a CDS encoding ATP-dependent metallopeptidase FtsH/Yme1/Tma family protein: MLPLSWPRWAWALLGGAGVLLVVIVLVMPRGGGQDLNNSDFMQALKQGEVSSAIVTFQNGTAAISGQLKNGDPYHTRGLASDPALRLEALQARGVNVQYAPTSRLSGLSLLSGLLTLALIAGLVMVLLRSRQGNSQDTTSQFGKSKAAVISEGQVKLNFTDVAGCDEAKQD, translated from the coding sequence GTGCTGCCGTTGAGCTGGCCCCGCTGGGCCTGGGCGCTCCTGGGCGGGGCCGGAGTGCTGCTGGTCGTGATCGTGCTGGTGATGCCGCGCGGCGGCGGGCAGGACCTGAACAACTCGGATTTTATGCAGGCACTGAAACAGGGCGAGGTCAGTAGCGCCATTGTGACCTTTCAGAACGGCACCGCCGCGATCAGCGGCCAGCTGAAAAACGGTGATCCCTACCACACCCGGGGCCTGGCCAGCGACCCGGCCCTGCGGCTCGAGGCGCTGCAGGCCAGAGGCGTGAACGTGCAGTACGCGCCCACTTCCCGGCTGAGCGGTCTGAGTCTGCTCAGCGGACTGCTGACCCTGGCTCTGATCGCCGGACTGGTGATGGTGCTGCTGCGCAGCCGTCAGGGAAACAGCCAGGACACGACGAGTCAGTTTGGGAAGTCGAAGGCGGCGGTGATCAGCGAGGGGCAGGTAAAGCTGAACTTCACCGACGTGGCGGGCTGCGACGAGGCCAAGCAGGAC